A single genomic interval of Microbulbifer variabilis harbors:
- the pdxH gene encoding pyridoxamine 5'-phosphate oxidase — protein sequence MEIDQWRREYLLGGLRRSELKATPVEQFREWLEEALAAKLSDPSAMCLATADSSGQPSQRIVLLKGFDERGFVFYTNLQSKKAHDMEKNPQVSLLFPWHSLERQVIVSGNVESVTREDAEQYFQSRPLESQLASWASRQSQPLSSREELQKQFDQEKARFADGQVPLPDFWGGYRVVPHAVEFWQGGANRLHDRFIYRADDSGLWTLDRLSP from the coding sequence CGGAGTTAAAAGCCACCCCGGTGGAGCAGTTTCGCGAATGGCTTGAGGAGGCACTGGCGGCCAAACTTTCTGACCCTAGTGCCATGTGTCTGGCCACGGCCGATAGCAGCGGCCAGCCCTCCCAGCGCATTGTATTGCTAAAAGGTTTTGACGAGCGCGGCTTTGTTTTTTACACAAACCTGCAGAGTAAAAAAGCGCATGATATGGAGAAGAACCCGCAGGTATCCCTGCTGTTCCCCTGGCACAGCCTGGAGCGCCAGGTCATTGTTAGCGGCAATGTGGAGTCGGTGACGCGTGAGGATGCCGAGCAGTATTTCCAGTCCCGGCCACTGGAAAGCCAGCTGGCCTCCTGGGCCTCGCGCCAGAGCCAGCCACTGTCATCCCGTGAGGAACTGCAAAAACAGTTTGACCAAGAAAAGGCGCGCTTTGCAGATGGACAAGTGCCGCTGCCAGATTTTTGGGGCGGTTATCGGGTAGTGCCACATGCGGTGGAGTTTTGGCAGGGTGGTGCCAATCGCCTGCACGACCGCTTTATTTACCGCGCCGATGATAGCGGTTTGTGGACGCTGGATCGTCTGTCTCCCTAG